The following coding sequences are from one Kushneria phosphatilytica window:
- a CDS encoding YegP family protein — protein MAGYYELTRRGGHYHFNLKADNNQVILSSETYESRAGALNGIGSCQENSPHDDRYDRLTARDGSPYFNLKARNGQVIGTSEMYSSTQARENGIASCKTNGPTKDIRDKT, from the coding sequence ATGGCAGGTTATTACGAGTTAACACGACGAGGTGGCCACTACCACTTCAATCTCAAGGCCGACAATAACCAAGTTATTTTGAGCAGCGAAACTTACGAGTCGAGGGCCGGAGCTCTCAATGGCATCGGATCATGCCAAGAAAATAGCCCTCACGATGATCGATATGATCGACTCACCGCTAGAGACGGGAGCCCGTATTTCAATCTGAAGGCTCGTAATGGTCAGGTGATTGGCACGAGTGAAATGTATTCTTCGACTCAAGCGCGTGAGAATGGGATTGCTTCATGTAAGACAAACGGTCCTACCAAGGATATTCGCGATAAGACTTGA
- a CDS encoding LexA family protein yields MRLIDQHPMTVDPPRRSIPWAIFHVRAGLAGFPSPAQDYDGGSIDLNEQLIPHPTATFMFTAQGDSMSRADGSGICNGDRLLVDRSLDATHGDIVVAVVDGELVVKELRTKGGRPALHSANTCYAPIPLLDRDVQIWGVVTNVLRTLRR; encoded by the coding sequence ATGCGCCTTATCGACCAACACCCCATGACCGTCGACCCGCCACGGCGCTCCATCCCCTGGGCGATCTTTCACGTTCGCGCCGGGCTCGCCGGCTTCCCCAGCCCGGCACAGGATTACGATGGCGGCTCCATCGATCTTAATGAGCAGCTGATCCCGCACCCCACCGCCACGTTCATGTTCACCGCCCAGGGCGATTCGATGTCCCGCGCGGATGGCTCGGGCATCTGTAATGGCGACCGCCTGCTGGTCGATCGCTCCCTCGACGCTACACACGGCGATATCGTGGTTGCCGTGGTCGATGGCGAACTGGTCGTGAAGGAGCTACGCACCAAAGGCGGCAGGCCAGCGCTGCACAGCGCCAATACCTGCTATGCCCCGATTCCCCTGCTCGACCGTGATGTACAGATCTGGGGCGTCGTCACCAACGTGCTGCGCACGCTACGGCGATGA
- a CDS encoding phage tail protein: MSQFYTLLTDIGQAKLANAMAVGEPFSISELAVGDGGGSVPAIDASATALVNEVRRAQVNRVETDADNPNWLVVEQVLPPSVGGWYIREVGVFDEDGDLIAIGNYPETYKPQLSEGSSRTQTVRFVMMVSDTSAVTLKVDPGVVLATREYVDDSIRDHAESRNHPEATTTALGFVELANGTEAKNRSDKKRVLTPDTGGQMLAGHEKATEAHKADQIGLTSTLSVFGSAVTTVHGVLAALGNSSKAGIATQQEVNDGSGDNVVTASKLGAWARLGFESSFGETGYLALPTWLGGFIFQWGQVSLSGPTSDGSANSEYDHKHTYTSWSINWPISFPKACYFGLPIPRDITDGPSEGAELVGTVAELGKTAMSGKSVRVSGTNQGTEHYMLTYFGVGR, encoded by the coding sequence ATGAGCCAGTTCTATACCCTGCTCACCGACATCGGTCAGGCCAAACTGGCCAATGCCATGGCGGTGGGCGAACCCTTCTCGATCAGCGAACTCGCCGTCGGCGACGGGGGCGGCAGCGTCCCGGCCATCGATGCCAGCGCCACGGCACTGGTTAACGAGGTGCGCCGGGCGCAGGTCAATCGCGTCGAGACCGACGCCGACAATCCCAACTGGCTGGTTGTCGAACAGGTGCTCCCGCCGAGTGTGGGCGGCTGGTATATCCGCGAGGTTGGCGTATTCGATGAAGATGGCGATCTGATCGCCATCGGCAACTATCCCGAGACCTACAAGCCCCAGCTCAGCGAGGGCAGTTCACGCACCCAGACGGTGCGATTCGTGATGATGGTCTCGGACACCAGCGCCGTGACCCTCAAGGTCGATCCCGGCGTGGTACTGGCCACGCGAGAGTATGTCGATGACTCAATCAGGGACCACGCAGAGAGCCGCAATCATCCGGAGGCCACGACCACTGCGCTGGGTTTCGTCGAGCTGGCCAATGGCACCGAAGCGAAGAATCGGTCGGATAAAAAGCGGGTGCTGACGCCGGATACTGGCGGCCAGATGCTTGCCGGACACGAGAAAGCCACGGAGGCACACAAGGCAGATCAGATCGGGCTCACGTCAACGCTATCTGTGTTCGGCAGCGCTGTCACCACTGTGCACGGTGTTCTGGCTGCATTGGGCAATTCATCCAAGGCCGGTATCGCAACTCAGCAGGAGGTCAACGACGGCAGCGGGGATAATGTCGTGACTGCATCAAAGCTCGGCGCCTGGGCGCGACTCGGATTCGAGTCGTCATTCGGTGAGACCGGCTATCTGGCACTGCCGACATGGCTGGGCGGTTTCATTTTTCAGTGGGGGCAGGTCAGCTTATCAGGACCTACCAGCGATGGTTCGGCGAATTCAGAGTATGACCACAAACACACTTATACATCATGGTCGATCAACTGGCCGATTTCTTTTCCAAAGGCTTGTTATTTTGGTCTACCCATTCCCCGGGATATAACTGACGGCCCGTCAGAAGGCGCTGAGCTGGTCGGGACGGTTGCAGAACTTGGCAAGACCGCGATGTCAGGCAAATCGGTACGTGTATCAGGAACCAATCAAGGGACAGAGCACTACATGCTGACGTATTTCGGAGTCGGGAGATAA
- a CDS encoding phage tail tape measure protein, translated as MANPLKLQVVLDAIDKATAPLKKITRGSSKTADALKASKQALRDLERQQRDLGSFRKLKEATRENGEALAAAQERLRNMRAELKQTDAPTEKFQRQFKQASDEVDRLTGKMGDQRRRLGELRSSLKQGGVSTDNLGQSENRLAEQIREANQQFDAQKRKMGEVARAQKKAQQAADQYHRGVGRANAMRGSGFTGLATGGAALYGAGRLLAPGVEYGEQMSAVQAVGRFNAKDEQFKALKQQSRDLGSSTQFSASQVGAGQEFLLRAGMSAKAIQSSMKDVLNLAIANNTELGRTADIASNIAGTFKIDLEKEGAMGHVADVLSATASRANVDLEKLGETVKYLGGAEDLDLTLEQASAMAGLLGNIGIQGSQAGTTLRGMMNRLTDPSKEAAEVIKNLGVQVSNADGEMRSMPEILRDINNATKDLGNADRKQALQQIFGAEAGSGMAELVSQMSTGALDELIEKLRVASGENDRMAKTMADNIGGDLKNLRSAWEEVGISITDTNEGPLRDLIQQVTGITRGIGNWIKANPELAGGIAKAAAGLATLVAVGGAFTIMLASILGPIVTVRYGMAMLGLRTEGLGGKIYSLTSRILPALGRGILLIGRSLAMAGRLLLTNPIGIAITLLATAAYMIYQNWAPISQFFRDRWEDIKTAFNGGVGSVMKLLMNWNPIALIYRGITAGLAKLGIEIPEKFTSLGGFIVDGLIGGVTSKIGALKDRITGMASSVKSWFADVLGINSPSRVFMEFGGWTIEGLISGLTSKLAALKDRVTGIAGSVAGWFKEKLGIHSPSRVFTQLGGYTVDGLNVGLDAQRHEPARRVAEIARNVQRAGAGMALGALALPAVAAPGIDQGEPIRFDSRPPLSQQAAPSYTDNSTSHYTITITAPPGSDEHAIAKAVSRELDRREQERAARQRSSMWDRE; from the coding sequence GTGGCCAATCCGCTAAAGCTTCAGGTCGTTCTCGACGCCATCGATAAAGCCACCGCCCCACTGAAGAAGATCACCCGGGGCAGCAGCAAGACGGCCGACGCTCTGAAGGCCAGCAAGCAGGCGCTGCGAGATCTCGAACGCCAACAGCGCGACCTCGGCTCATTCCGCAAACTCAAGGAAGCCACCCGCGAGAACGGCGAAGCACTGGCCGCCGCGCAGGAACGGCTGCGCAACATGCGTGCCGAGCTCAAGCAGACCGACGCCCCCACCGAGAAATTCCAGCGCCAGTTCAAACAGGCCAGCGATGAAGTCGACCGCCTGACCGGCAAGATGGGCGACCAGCGCCGCCGCCTGGGCGAGCTCCGATCCAGCCTCAAACAGGGCGGCGTCAGCACCGACAACCTCGGTCAGAGCGAGAACCGACTGGCCGAACAGATCCGCGAAGCGAATCAGCAGTTCGACGCGCAAAAGCGGAAGATGGGCGAGGTGGCCCGAGCGCAGAAAAAAGCTCAGCAGGCCGCCGATCAGTATCATCGCGGCGTCGGCCGGGCCAATGCCATGCGCGGCTCAGGGTTCACCGGGCTGGCCACCGGTGGCGCGGCACTCTATGGTGCCGGCCGGCTACTCGCGCCGGGGGTGGAATACGGCGAGCAGATGAGCGCCGTACAGGCGGTCGGCCGCTTCAATGCCAAGGATGAGCAGTTCAAGGCACTGAAACAGCAATCCCGCGATCTCGGTTCCAGCACCCAGTTCAGTGCCAGCCAGGTCGGCGCCGGGCAGGAATTCCTGCTGCGGGCCGGCATGAGTGCCAAGGCGATTCAGTCATCCATGAAGGACGTGCTGAACCTCGCCATCGCCAACAACACCGAACTCGGCCGCACCGCCGATATCGCCTCCAACATTGCCGGCACCTTCAAGATCGATCTGGAGAAGGAAGGTGCCATGGGGCATGTAGCCGATGTGCTTTCGGCCACAGCCAGTCGCGCCAATGTCGATCTGGAAAAGCTGGGCGAGACGGTAAAGTATCTCGGCGGTGCCGAGGATCTCGACCTGACCCTGGAACAGGCCAGCGCCATGGCCGGCCTGCTGGGCAATATCGGCATTCAGGGCAGTCAGGCAGGCACCACGCTGCGCGGCATGATGAACCGCCTCACCGATCCGTCGAAGGAGGCTGCCGAGGTCATCAAAAATCTCGGTGTGCAGGTCTCCAATGCCGACGGCGAAATGCGCTCCATGCCGGAGATTCTGCGCGACATCAACAATGCCACGAAGGATCTCGGCAACGCCGACCGGAAGCAGGCGCTACAGCAGATTTTCGGCGCCGAAGCCGGCTCGGGCATGGCGGAGCTGGTCAGCCAGATGAGCACCGGCGCACTGGATGAGCTGATCGAAAAGCTCAGGGTCGCCAGTGGTGAGAACGACCGCATGGCCAAAACCATGGCCGACAACATCGGCGGCGACCTCAAGAATCTGCGCTCGGCCTGGGAAGAGGTCGGCATCTCGATCACCGATACCAATGAAGGCCCCTTGCGCGATCTGATCCAGCAGGTCACCGGCATCACCCGGGGCATCGGAAACTGGATCAAGGCCAATCCGGAACTGGCCGGCGGTATCGCGAAAGCCGCTGCCGGGCTCGCTACGCTCGTTGCAGTGGGCGGCGCGTTTACCATCATGCTGGCCTCGATTCTCGGCCCGATAGTCACCGTGCGCTATGGCATGGCAATGCTGGGCCTGCGCACCGAGGGCCTCGGCGGCAAGATCTATTCACTGACCAGCCGCATCCTGCCGGCACTGGGTAGAGGCATCCTGCTGATCGGCCGCAGTCTGGCAATGGCCGGTCGGCTACTGCTCACCAATCCAATCGGCATCGCCATCACCCTGCTGGCGACGGCAGCCTATATGATTTATCAGAACTGGGCGCCCATCAGTCAGTTCTTCAGGGATCGCTGGGAAGACATCAAGACGGCATTCAACGGTGGCGTCGGCAGCGTGATGAAACTGCTGATGAACTGGAACCCCATCGCGCTGATCTATCGCGGCATCACCGCCGGGCTGGCAAAGCTCGGCATCGAGATCCCGGAGAAGTTCACCAGCCTGGGCGGCTTCATCGTCGATGGCCTGATCGGCGGCGTGACCAGCAAGATCGGCGCGCTGAAAGACCGGATCACCGGCATGGCCAGCAGCGTTAAAAGCTGGTTCGCGGACGTGCTCGGGATCAATTCACCGTCGCGGGTCTTCATGGAGTTCGGTGGCTGGACGATTGAGGGCCTGATCAGCGGTCTGACGAGCAAGTTGGCCGCGCTCAAGGATCGGGTAACCGGCATCGCCGGCAGCGTCGCCGGATGGTTCAAAGAGAAATTGGGGATCCATTCACCAAGCCGCGTGTTCACTCAGCTCGGCGGCTACACCGTGGATGGTCTGAATGTCGGCCTCGATGCCCAGCGCCACGAACCCGCTCGGCGGGTCGCCGAGATCGCCCGCAACGTGCAGCGCGCCGGGGCCGGTATGGCGCTCGGCGCCCTCGCCCTGCCTGCCGTGGCCGCACCCGGCATCGATCAGGGCGAGCCGATCCGGTTCGACTCGCGGCCGCCGCTTTCCCAGCAGGCAGCACCGAGCTACACGGATAATTCGACCAGCCACTACACCATCACGATCACCGCCCCACCCGGGAGCGACGAGCATGCGATCGCGAAAGCCGTAAGTCGCGAGCTAGATCGGAGGGAACAGGAGCGGGCTGCGCGCCAGCGGTCTTCGATGTGGGATCGGGAGTAA
- a CDS encoding phage major tail tube protein, which translates to MALPKKLKDLNLFGNGDSYQGQVQSVTLPTLSRNVEEWRGGGMDGPVGIDMGMDGLITCQWTVGGLIESIFDNFGTSRIDADILRMTGSYERDDVDEVTAVEVVMRGRHTEIDMGDAQSGENTEHQITSTLSYYRLDIDGSTKIEIDLPNYVFKVNGEDRLAARRRALGI; encoded by the coding sequence ATGGCACTCCCGAAGAAACTGAAAGACCTCAACCTGTTCGGCAATGGCGACAGCTATCAGGGGCAGGTGCAGTCCGTCACCCTGCCGACCCTCTCGCGCAACGTTGAGGAATGGCGCGGGGGTGGGATGGATGGTCCGGTCGGCATCGACATGGGTATGGATGGGCTCATCACCTGTCAGTGGACCGTTGGCGGCCTGATCGAGTCGATTTTCGACAATTTCGGTACCAGCCGCATCGACGCCGACATCCTGCGTATGACAGGCAGCTATGAACGCGACGATGTCGACGAAGTCACCGCCGTCGAAGTGGTGATGCGTGGCCGGCACACCGAGATCGACATGGGCGACGCGCAAAGCGGCGAGAACACCGAGCACCAGATCACCAGCACGCTCAGCTACTACCGCCTCGACATCGACGGCTCGACCAAGATCGAGATCGATCTGCCGAACTACGTGTTCAAGGTCAACGGCGAAGATCGGTTGGCTGCCCGCCGGCGAGCGCTGGGCATCTGA
- a CDS encoding contractile injection system protein, VgrG/Pvc8 family, producing the protein MAANQQRPYRRPGYRITLAGQDITPRINGRLINLRIRSQRGQEADQLDISLTDHDGLLDIPPSGATLSVAIGWLDEGLIDRGVFTVDEITHSGSPDQLTIRARAADMGSLLPGKRSQSWHDITLGEIVDTIAGRHELSPVVGDTLSGIRIDHIDQTDESDLNFLTRLGKRYDAIAAIKSERMLFTLVGEALTASGLALPAATLTRRDGDQHRFSRTDRDADSYTGVKAYWNDTKGAERKEVIAGAKDKSKELRETYASEADAMEAAKSEWRRIQRGAATFDLTLAHGHPDLIPETPLTLSGWKSQIDGTDWLITEVEDSLDDSGYGTRIKCEIQNSSE; encoded by the coding sequence ATGGCCGCGAATCAGCAGCGCCCCTACCGGCGCCCCGGCTACCGCATCACACTCGCCGGGCAGGACATCACCCCGCGTATTAACGGCCGGCTGATCAATCTGCGCATCCGCTCCCAGCGCGGGCAGGAGGCGGATCAGCTCGATATCAGTCTGACCGATCACGATGGCCTGCTCGATATTCCGCCCAGCGGCGCAACGCTCTCGGTCGCGATCGGCTGGCTGGATGAGGGCCTGATCGACCGGGGCGTGTTCACCGTCGACGAGATCACCCATTCGGGCAGCCCGGACCAGCTCACCATCCGCGCACGCGCCGCCGACATGGGCAGCCTGCTGCCCGGCAAGCGCTCGCAGTCATGGCACGACATCACCCTGGGCGAGATCGTCGACACCATCGCTGGCCGGCATGAACTCTCCCCGGTGGTAGGCGACACGCTCTCCGGTATCCGCATCGATCACATCGACCAGACCGACGAATCGGACCTCAATTTCCTGACTCGGCTGGGCAAGCGCTATGACGCCATCGCCGCAATCAAGTCCGAGCGCATGCTGTTCACGCTCGTCGGCGAGGCACTCACAGCCAGCGGGCTCGCTTTGCCAGCCGCCACCCTCACCCGCCGCGATGGCGACCAGCACCGGTTCAGCCGTACCGACCGCGACGCTGACAGCTACACCGGTGTAAAGGCGTACTGGAACGACACGAAAGGTGCCGAGAGAAAGGAAGTCATTGCCGGCGCGAAGGATAAATCCAAGGAGCTGCGCGAAACCTACGCCAGCGAGGCCGACGCAATGGAAGCCGCGAAATCGGAATGGCGCCGCATCCAGCGTGGCGCGGCCACGTTCGATCTCACCCTCGCCCACGGCCACCCGGACCTGATACCAGAAACGCCGCTCACGCTCAGCGGCTGGAAATCGCAGATCGACGGCACGGACTGGCTGATCACCGAGGTCGAAGACTCGCTCGATGACAGTGGGTATGGGACACGGATCAAGTGCGAGATACAGAATTCTTCAGAGTAA
- a CDS encoding phage tail assembly protein produces MAQAKENTTAHVSEPIELDTPIQRGDTTIEQITLRKPASGELRGVNLADVLQMQTDALIKLIPRLSNPSLTEHEVRQMDPADLVQCGGEIAGFLLTKRARGEAA; encoded by the coding sequence ATGGCCCAGGCCAAAGAAAACACTACCGCACACGTCAGCGAGCCGATCGAGCTCGACACGCCCATCCAGCGCGGCGATACGACCATCGAGCAGATCACCCTGCGCAAGCCGGCCAGTGGCGAGCTGCGCGGCGTCAATCTCGCCGACGTGCTGCAGATGCAGACCGACGCGCTGATCAAGCTGATCCCGCGCCTCTCGAACCCGTCGCTCACCGAGCACGAGGTGCGCCAGATGGACCCCGCCGATCTGGTCCAGTGCGGTGGAGAAATCGCCGGTTTTTTGCTGACGAAGCGGGCACGGGGCGAAGCCGCATAA
- a CDS encoding phage tail sheath protein encodes MALSQYHHGVRVEEINEGTRTIRTIATAIIGIVATASDADASTFPLNQPALITNVSTAIGQAGTQGTLRRTLDAIGDQCSPVIVVVRVEEGIDADETTSNVIGTTTELGQRTGLQALLTAKQKIGVTPRILGVPELDTQPVATELVSIAQKLRAFAYVHADGAEAITDATAYRDNFGARELMVIWPGFLAFDTADSTTKAVSSVARALGLRAKLDKTTGWHKTLSNVTVNGVTGISRDVFWDLQSPDTDAGILNAADVTTLINQSGYRFWGSRTCAGPESLFPFENYTRTAQILADTIAEAHLWAVDKPLHASLAKDIIEGVNAKFAELRALGLIIDGTAWLNTELNTATSLKAGKLRIDYDYTPVPPLEDLGFQQRITDTYLADFAERVGGNTASS; translated from the coding sequence ATGGCACTCTCGCAATATCATCACGGTGTGCGCGTTGAAGAGATCAACGAAGGCACCCGCACCATTCGCACCATCGCCACCGCGATCATCGGCATCGTCGCGACCGCATCGGACGCCGACGCGTCGACATTCCCCCTCAACCAGCCCGCGCTGATCACCAATGTCTCGACGGCCATCGGCCAGGCCGGCACCCAGGGCACCCTGCGTCGCACGCTGGATGCCATCGGCGATCAGTGCTCGCCGGTCATCGTCGTGGTCCGCGTCGAAGAAGGCATCGATGCCGACGAAACCACCTCGAACGTCATCGGCACCACCACCGAGCTGGGTCAGCGTACCGGCCTGCAGGCGCTGCTGACGGCGAAGCAGAAAATCGGCGTGACGCCGCGCATCCTCGGCGTGCCCGAGCTCGATACCCAGCCGGTCGCCACCGAGCTGGTCAGCATCGCGCAGAAATTGAGGGCATTCGCCTATGTCCACGCAGATGGCGCCGAGGCCATCACCGACGCTACCGCCTACCGCGACAATTTCGGCGCCCGCGAACTGATGGTGATCTGGCCCGGGTTTCTCGCGTTCGACACTGCCGACTCGACGACCAAGGCCGTCAGCAGCGTGGCCCGGGCGCTCGGCCTGCGCGCCAAACTCGACAAGACCACCGGCTGGCACAAGACGCTTTCCAACGTCACAGTTAACGGCGTCACCGGCATCAGCCGGGATGTGTTCTGGGATCTGCAAAGCCCGGACACCGATGCCGGCATCCTCAACGCCGCCGACGTCACCACGCTGATCAATCAGAGCGGCTACCGCTTCTGGGGCTCGCGCACCTGCGCCGGGCCGGAATCGCTGTTCCCGTTCGAGAACTACACCCGCACCGCGCAGATTCTCGCGGACACGATTGCCGAGGCGCATCTCTGGGCTGTCGACAAACCGCTTCATGCTTCGCTCGCGAAGGACATCATCGAAGGCGTCAACGCCAAGTTCGCAGAATTGCGCGCCTTGGGCCTGATCATCGACGGCACCGCCTGGCTGAACACCGAGCTCAACACCGCGACCAGCCTCAAGGCCGGCAAACTGCGCATCGATTACGACTACACCCCGGTACCGCCGCTGGAAGATCTGGGATTTCAGCAGCGCATCACCGATACCTACCTCGCTGATTTCGCCGAGCGCGTCGGCGGCAACACGGCTTCGAGCTGA
- a CDS encoding phage tail protein I, which yields MSSPILPPNATALERAAAEALAELERVPVPLRTLWNPDTCPAPLLPYLAWAFSVDRWDPTWSESAKRSVVKAAFYVHQHKGTISALRRVVEPLGYLLEVEEWWQQSPEGEPGTFALRIGVTDTGITEGTYTEMTRLVEDAKPLTRHIVGLDLLGETRGPFYIGTGTQDGDITTVYPFIAPETDSTGTTWLGAGLDLIDSTTVYPQESAA from the coding sequence ATGAGTAGCCCGATCCTGCCCCCGAACGCTACCGCGCTTGAGCGTGCCGCCGCCGAGGCGCTGGCCGAACTCGAACGCGTCCCGGTACCGCTGCGCACGCTCTGGAATCCCGACACCTGCCCGGCCCCGTTGCTGCCTTATCTCGCCTGGGCGTTTTCAGTCGACCGCTGGGATCCGACGTGGTCCGAGAGCGCGAAACGCAGCGTGGTGAAAGCCGCGTTCTACGTTCATCAGCACAAGGGCACGATCTCCGCGCTCAGGCGCGTGGTCGAGCCGCTCGGTTATCTGCTTGAGGTTGAAGAGTGGTGGCAGCAATCGCCCGAGGGTGAGCCCGGCACGTTCGCCCTGCGCATCGGCGTCACCGATACCGGCATCACCGAGGGTACCTATACCGAGATGACGCGGCTGGTCGAAGACGCCAAGCCGCTGACCCGGCATATCGTCGGACTCGACCTGCTCGGCGAGACGCGCGGCCCTTTCTACATCGGTACCGGCACCCAGGACGGTGACATCACCACCGTCTACCCCTTCATCGCTCCCGAAACCGACTCGACCGGCACCACTTGGCTGGGCGCCGGCCTCGATCTCATCGACTCCACTACCGTTTACCCGCAGGAGAGCGCGGCATGA
- a CDS encoding phage tail protein, whose amino-acid sequence MLMALGMFVFETSTVPYQQLQRRTEWRHASQSRVGDRPAYQFIGQGADTITLSGTLYPELTGGRVDLDQIRDMADQGKAWPLVEGSGRQYGLWVVTGVDETSSTLFRDGAAAKIEFSLTLEHVDDNQTDRLGDLTLYSAALLQGAYA is encoded by the coding sequence ATGCTCATGGCCCTTGGAATGTTCGTATTTGAGACAAGTACGGTCCCCTACCAGCAACTCCAGCGCCGCACCGAGTGGCGCCATGCCTCGCAGTCGCGTGTGGGAGACCGTCCCGCATATCAGTTTATCGGCCAGGGCGCCGATACCATTACCCTTTCGGGCACGCTCTATCCGGAGCTGACCGGCGGCCGCGTGGATCTCGACCAGATTCGGGACATGGCCGACCAGGGCAAGGCATGGCCGCTGGTCGAGGGCAGCGGCCGGCAGTACGGCTTGTGGGTCGTTACGGGTGTCGATGAGACATCGAGCACGCTGTTTCGCGATGGCGCGGCGGCAAAAATCGAGTTTTCTCTGACGCTCGAGCATGTCGACGACAATCAGACCGACCGCCTCGGCGATCTCACACTCTACAGCGCCGCGCTGCTGCAGGGAGCCTATGCCTGA
- a CDS encoding tail fiber assembly protein → MPHRFSPSEKAFYSVALEARYRAEKSWPNDLVDVTDAQYREYALSSPPVGKMLSADAAGTPTWIDVPPPEPEPAETRRARAIARIDRAADQARAADRSIGQYLDAEYRVVNDALAEWRARESDDAPVPPAIEAWADAEGISAIEAAEQIAEAAGRAEDLLLAVRHVRLAGKGAIRDAGDDADFDALVQTYIEQFEQIEASVPGA, encoded by the coding sequence ATGCCGCACCGTTTCAGCCCCTCGGAAAAAGCCTTTTACTCGGTCGCGCTCGAAGCACGTTATCGCGCGGAAAAGTCATGGCCGAATGATCTAGTTGACGTGACCGACGCCCAGTATCGCGAATACGCATTGAGTAGCCCGCCGGTCGGCAAGATGCTCTCAGCCGATGCTGCTGGCACCCCGACATGGATCGACGTGCCACCACCTGAGCCCGAGCCCGCCGAAACCCGCCGCGCCCGCGCCATCGCTCGCATCGACCGCGCTGCCGATCAGGCCCGCGCCGCTGACCGCTCGATCGGTCAGTATCTCGATGCCGAATACCGCGTGGTAAACGACGCGCTTGCCGAATGGCGCGCTCGGGAGTCCGATGATGCGCCGGTACCACCGGCCATCGAGGCATGGGCCGATGCCGAGGGCATCAGTGCTATTGAGGCTGCCGAGCAGATTGCCGAAGCCGCCGGCCGTGCTGAAGATCTGCTGCTGGCTGTCCGGCACGTTCGGCTGGCCGGGAAGGGAGCTATCAGAGATGCCGGCGATGATGCCGATTTCGACGCACTCGTGCAGACGTATATCGAGCAGTTTGAGCAGATCGAAGCGTCCGTGCCCGGGGCTTGA
- a CDS encoding baseplate J/gp47 family protein: MSSPIDLSQLPAPAIVETLDYESILAERKQRLVSLYDADEQADIAAKLELESEPITKLLEENAYREVVLRQRVNEAARAVMLAYAGGDDLTQLAANYNVTKLTVDPGDPDAVPPVPPTLESDTDLRLRAQRAFDGLSVAGPRAAYVFHALSADGRVADATAISPSPCVAIVTVLAQAGTGEANAELLDIVEKALSAEDIRPVGDRLTVQSARIVDYAIDATLYLYPGPEQEPIIAAAQAKAETYVSEQRRLGRDIRLSAIYAALHVEGVQRVELTSPSDDLVIDETQASHCTGITIANGGTDE; encoded by the coding sequence GTGAGCAGCCCGATTGATCTCTCCCAGCTCCCGGCCCCGGCCATCGTCGAAACGCTCGACTATGAGTCGATCCTCGCCGAGCGCAAACAGCGGCTGGTTTCGCTCTACGATGCCGACGAGCAGGCCGACATCGCCGCGAAACTCGAACTCGAATCCGAGCCGATCACCAAGCTGCTGGAAGAGAATGCCTATCGCGAGGTCGTACTACGTCAGCGCGTCAACGAGGCCGCCCGGGCGGTGATGCTGGCCTACGCCGGCGGCGATGATCTGACCCAGCTCGCGGCCAATTACAACGTCACCAAACTGACCGTCGATCCCGGCGATCCGGATGCCGTGCCACCGGTACCGCCCACGCTGGAGAGCGATACCGATCTGCGCCTGCGTGCCCAGCGGGCGTTCGACGGCCTGAGCGTCGCGGGACCGCGGGCGGCCTACGTGTTTCATGCGCTCAGCGCCGATGGCCGGGTGGCCGACGCCACCGCGATCAGCCCCTCGCCCTGTGTCGCCATCGTCACCGTGCTGGCACAGGCCGGTACCGGCGAGGCGAATGCCGAGCTGCTCGACATCGTCGAGAAAGCGCTCTCGGCGGAAGACATCCGCCCGGTCGGTGACCGGCTGACGGTGCAATCGGCCCGCATTGTCGATTACGCCATCGATGCCACGCTCTATCTCTACCCCGGCCCCGAGCAGGAGCCAATCATCGCCGCTGCGCAGGCCAAGGCTGAGACGTATGTTAGCGAGCAACGCCGGCTGGGACGCGATATTCGCCTCTCCGCGATCTATGCCGCGCTACACGTCGAGGGCGTGCAGCGTGTCGAGCTGACCAGCCCGAGTGACGATCTGGTGATCGACGAAACCCAGGCCTCGCACTGCACCGGTATTACCATCGCGAACGGTGGCACCGATGAGTAG
- a CDS encoding GpE family phage tail protein gives MADLAIVFHWTPADCAEFTLRELMEWRERARKRSNPDEGNRGQSAKASGRSRRHR, from the coding sequence ATGGCCGATCTGGCCATCGTGTTTCACTGGACGCCCGCCGACTGCGCGGAATTCACCCTGCGCGAACTGATGGAATGGCGCGAGCGCGCCCGCAAACGCAGCAATCCTGACGAGGGCAATCGTGGCCAATCCGCTAAAGCTTCAGGTCGTTCTCGACGCCATCGATAA